AAcctgattaaaaatattgttataattattacgattgATGAGTGTAAAACAATGGCCACCAAAGTGAGTTCGCCTGTTAAACCACCTTTTCCACCTAAACCTGCTCCAAAACCGGGTAAATTACATTTCAATTACGTAACTACGTACGAAAATAGAAGTAAACTAGTCGCTTTTCCAAAATATAGCAAGAATAGTTTAAAAATTGCGTCTTTTCGCTGTTTCTAACCTTAAAATCGCATGGGACATTACTGTCATCCGGTTGATGTGTCATATACATAATCCTTTGAgtctaaaaattttcaaaaatttgagtaCACAACccgaataataattactaaCTAAATAATATAAgagttttgatatttttattttctttgtagATATTCATGGTCATTTATTTGTTACAATTAATCTCTTCCCTCTTTTAAGGCAAGGTGAAAGTCGTCAGAGCACTGTACAAATATACTGCGCTACGTGTAAGTAGTAATAACCTAAAtttgttactattttttttacctttacaACTTGGTAAGTTTTTCCTTACTTTGCAGCCAGATGAGCTGTCATTTGAAGAAGATGAGGTACTCTATGTCTACGACCAAGACACGGATCCAAATTGGTGGAAGGCCAAGTGTAATAATCGCGAAGGGCTAATACCAGCCAATTATGGTTTGTATAGTGTTTTGATTATGTTGAACAATATAAGACTTTGTCATTGTATGATATattaaatttgtatttaattACTCCCAGTTGAAGAACAAACACAAGAAGTCGAGTTACCACTCCATGAAGCTGCAAGACGTGGCAATATATCATTCTTAAGAGAATGCTTGAAAGGTGGAGTCTCAGGTACTGGCTTAGACTCTGCCGGAAATGTTCCATTATATTGGGCCTCTAGAGCAGGCCATATCGATTGTGTTAAAGAGCTCTTGAGTCTGCCTAATCCTGCAGTCGATGCACAGGTATAAGACttagaataatgaaaatatgtatcaAAAGGTTATAGAAATAAATAGTGAATTGGTCTATTCCAGAATAAAATGGGAGATACACCATTACATGCAGCAGCAAACCATGGACATTTAGAAGTTGTAGAGATGTTGCTGGAAGCTGGAGCTGATGCTAGTCTTAAGAACAGTGATAATTTAATACCAGAAGAACTGGCTAGCAACGCAGCAGTTATAAATACTATACAAATGAGTTACAGGGAATATTCTGCTAATCATTGTTACGATGATAATGACTACGAAGATGAGAGTGATTAATGAAGAAAGGAGCACTCATAAAGGAGTGCTAATAAGTAACCTTTCCTGATGTACGTTAATTCTCTTATGAGCTGTCTCTTCATTGAACATattacaggaaaaaaaaaaggaattctGTGTTCATTGTAAGACAAAAGTGATACAATGTAAGTTTAACTATGAAAAGTTCAGCCTGCATAATAACACACATACCATTCCGAATGTGAGCTCGaaaatactattattattgtagcTTCAAGTACGTATTTTACATCGAGGATCTCAACAGAGTACTTCTACCAGGGTATTAATGAATTCTTTAGTATAgtgtattttgaaattttacaatgtTAAAATTAGAAATGAGTCattacgttgaaaattttatcaagaaATAacgtttttattaaattatagtTTAGATATAATACATctgttttcgaatttcatccGTAAGCTGTGAAAGTATTGCCGatatgtatttaattttgGAGAGTTTAATAAATACTGATATAATAGGTAAATTCATTCTCATAACTAACAATGAAGTAAATAAGTGATTAGGAAAAGACTGGGTATTATTCAAGATATATTCAACAATATGTTAGAGAATCAAGCATTGCTTACCCACTAACAATACCGTAATCGTACTTACTCTAATTAATGTCATGCCATTTGCttacaaaacaaaataagATTCACTTCATGTTTCTGTACCAtgcaaaataatttacaatacaACTTGCAGCTGAGTTCAGTAATTTCACACTTGAGTAACTCGACGTACTCGAAATTATTACTATGCATGCTTTGCTATTAGTAAATACCTGTGCAGAGCAAATCGTGGTAACTCAAAACAATTAACCAACTTGCCTTGTgcattatataaaaaaattttggtcatCATTTCTGTTCAATATGAACAAGTTTGCTGAAACTATTCAAGATTTTCCACTGAACCATCTATTGAAATCAAGTCGCAGTAATAGCTGTGCCAAATGTGTCCCTGCTGGTTGCGCCCGTACTTTGTTCAAAGTTTTTGTTAGCCAATCCATAAGACTATTTAAAGTGTCGGCTAATGCTTTGAGTTCTTCTTTTTCAGTTACTAGTAAATTACCCAATTCCCACATGGGTGCTTGCAGTATGAAATCGTCGCACAGCcgtaacaatatttttatcaacttgTTGACCTAAAAAATTTAGATGTTTGTACAagagtataaatatatctGATCCTAGTTTAACTAATGCTGATTAGTTGCAAACATATGTGCTACATTGAAATGTACTGTGATATTTAAAATATGTAACTCGAAAAGaagtgaataatttgaaaagaaacttACTGGGTTGACTTTATCACTGGAACCTTGGAACAGAAAAGTTTGTGACATAATGTTGGCTAGAAATACAGAATGTCCTTTTTGAATCTCCTCAAAGTTGCGGGTATTTTTCATAGTATTTTCCATAATTGTGTACTGACTTTCTAGTACATCTACTTGTAAATAATACTGTAAGTTGTTGATAACAAACATCAAGTTGTTTCTCAACTGCATCACTCCAATATCACTGTTTGGAAATACATTAAAAGTTAGTTACGTATTTACAAGAGATTCGAAATTCCTACTTTTGAAGTAATGCCAATatgtgtttaattttttcgcgaCATGAAGTAAATACTGGTGTGGTCGGTCAATTCATTCTCActactaacaataaataaatgaacttACACATTTTTCGTTCGCATATGTTCGGACCatagattttgtaaattaatttgtgttttttttactctcaacaaaaatcgaaataatgtATTGTAATCGCACAACGCCATTGGACTGAACAACAAATGTAATGGCCAGACTACTTTGTACTGAAGCTGAATCAGTCCCCATCCTCTTGTGTctgcaattaaaaatttcatggtCAATTCATGCAAAATGTTGACATTAGTCATGATTCAGCAATATTAATGGGAATGGTTTATTTACCAATGGGGTCTTCGCGTTCTCTTCTTGAAAATTCACCATCTTCTGGATCTTCACCaacttcattttcaatctctgGGACAGGAACAAGAAAGTCAAAACTTTCCGTTGTGCTCTCATCATGTAGGAGCATTTTCCGTGCAGCTATTtggaatgataaatttatatcCCTGGTAGTATGACTAGTcggttttttatttaatatgtgACCTGCTAATCTAATAAATTCAAGGAACAATTCACCACGAccgagtaaaaaaaagtctttTATCAGTTTAATTTGATGCATAAGCTGTGCTTCTTCAACCGCAACTCTCCATAAGTGTTCAGTGACACACTGTTTGAGTTCATCAACAgttctttcaaattcaattatatcaaaagttcttttatttttcaaattttgtaactCGTGAAAATGCTCGTACTCTTTTGCACCCCATATTGAGTTTTCAGCCTTTGTGAATATACTCAGATCTGGAAATTAAAGTGTTAATtcgttttagaaaaaatttctctatttcatctatttcgaaaatttagaaaactccaaatatttttaatagaaTTGTATGTAAAAACAAATCAGTTTAATACACATCTGTTGCAGTGGATGATAGGTTTAGTGATTCAAGCACAATAACACTAAAAGTATACCTTTCTTTTGTCTGGGATCATTTCCAAACATGATAATAGTTTGACCAATGGTCAATATTTTAAGCGCTAATGATGGCCTTATATAAGATGGCAGTACatggatttttatttcgtaatcCCACATGTctgcacataaattttttgatgatttttcatCTGCTATACCAGAACTGTCTTTACTCTTAGCTAGAACCAAACTATCCTGTGGTTCAGATGctctttgaataaaaaattcgttatGAACATCTTCCAGAATTCCGTATAAGAGCCAACTGGATAGTTGTTTATAAAACACGACATGACAGCAATACATCATCCTGAAAGTATATCAAATTGATCGATAATATGAgtgtcatttttaattttataaaaatagaagaatcTTTGAGCTCACATACTTTTCTAAAGCCTGCCGCACTTCAGGTACCCCAGTGTGCATGTGTTGATGCAAGTATTGTAACACTTTACAGCCATGAACTTTTTGGGTTCGAATCTAAAACAGTACATGTATCACACATAATGTTTCTTTACTTTGACCTTTCATCTATATTCCTGATTGATAACAAGTGATTTTAAAGTATATAATTCCgaccaatttttgttttaactAAAACAAAACGCAAATATGAGTCAACAATTCAGAGATATGTGTACCTCACTTATTATGGAATTCAGAACTGAGAATAAACAGAGATATTTTTGTATTCGTGATAGTATGAAGGTCAATGGCGTGTACGCGTCATTCAGCacgattttttccaattcgaTAACATCTTCGCGAAACGGCTGTATTGCTTGTTCCATACCGTCACATAAGGCCTGCAGATAAAGGCCCCATTTCAAATTTCCTGTGTAAGCAAAATAGCATCATGTCAATCGCATTGCAATCAGACAGTTATAAAGCATTAACCTTGATATAGTCGGAGATGTTTTAAATTTGTCAATTGTGGGTTAGTGAAAATTCTTGAAGAAATGTTGATAGTGTGTAATTCAGATATTTTGCATGAACAAATCTTGCTAGTTTACTTTTAATGTGAATGTTATTTGGTAATATATTGTACCAGTTGCGTCATTCGGAGCACCAATAACAGACGTATGGgcatttataaaatttctcactGCATTACATTCCTCCGCAATgcctagaatttttttaatcaaagcTTGCTCTCCAGGGTGTAGAATCTTTTCGGTTTCTAAAAACTGTAAACATAGTTTGTCAGATTTTGGAGGTTATATCTTGACAACTGTCAACTCCATAAACGATGCAGTTCTTACATCAGTGTCTATAATTTGTACGACATTAGTCGTGCAACCCCAAAGAGACAATAAAACTTCGTGCAGCATTTCTTTCGCTTCAAAAACACATTTAACAATAAGATCCGTCTACCCAGTCCAGGTTGTTTGGAGCTGTTCGAGCATTGAAGTCTGATTAAATTTGATTTGAGAACACGTCTGAATCATTGGTGTAAACGCATCCACTTCCGAGTTCAAGTGCATCGTCAATTGCACGACCGTGTTTGCATGCGTGTATCGGCATTTAAGGGAAGAAACTTCTCGAGAAATTAGTTAAAATCAGCGGGAGGTagatatttattgaattttttgatcttCTCTCAAATTTCTCATTAACCTTTGGTGTATCTGTGGAAATCAAAGCACACTTGTTTGCTACAGTCTGCAATGCAAACCGCAATTCGAAAATTGCTATGCCATAGACAATTCCAATTAATCTGCCAATgcaaaaacaatatttgtaaACATTATAACAACTTCTCGGTAACAATTTGTGAAACGATGGACACTGTTGGAGGCTGCCAGCTAGCCCTGCGTTATTTTTGATAGTAATTTGCCAGCTCTACTGGGCAGGTTTGGGTGTAATTCCACCACCCTGCACTTAACAACTGACTCGTCTCATCCCAATCCGCGGGATCCTAATGCAAGATCAAGTCGGCGTAGCAGAATATTGTAACGTTCCCCCTCGCCCTTCAGCAGTCCATAAGGCTAGCAGTTTCGAATATCTTTAgtcaaaaattgaaggaaCGAAATTGAATGTTCCAAAATACCAGGAATCTTCAAGTTTGTAAAACTTCCGGTTTAGTCGTAGGCATGTCGTAGGTAAGATCTTAATGTTCTTGACTCTTACATGATTGTTCCGTTCTAACTAGTTATAGCAACGTTCAGAATGCGCGTGAATTATTGCCCTACAATAAGAATAATCCTCTACCGTTGACAGATATTCTACAGTtatcaaattgatttttttgtgtgcatatataatataatatacatcttTATATCAGAGAGAAAtcttttatataatattttacagtCGTTCTCATAGCCCTGTTGCATGAAAATTACACAGATGGCGCACGTGGACATTGGCTAGCGGTCTATGGCTACCCATATAGAAGGGTGTGTTCCGAAATGAGCTGCGACCGTTGATAATTCACTAACTAGAAACAGAACTGGTGGTCAAACTTGAAATACAACAAAGAtaaaagattgctgacagtactgtcaacTAATTTTGGAGCATAGCCTTGGAAAAAGATAAATTTTCGGAGTAAACGCAGCCAGTACGCAGTCTATTCcgaacaatttcaaataattgtttaaatttcACTTCCAAGTCTTAACTTGAAGGAAACTTGAATAATTCCATGAACCCAGACGTATTGTGATCGTCAAAGGCCACTAAAGGCTTTTCCAAAATACAATAACAATTAAGATAAAGAGTGATCAGTCTTCTGTGACGCTGGACATAAAAGTGCTCAGCATATTAcagcgaaaataaaaatttcggcGTACAACGCGGGAAACGAACGGGAATTTTCTTCAAGTGGTGGGAAGCACAGCAGACAAGACGGCTTCgcaaaaaaaatcgtcgaggAAGATGGCGGATACGGAAGAACTGAAGGTAGGACGAGAATAAAATAGATCTTATTATCTTGACTTAAACGAGCCACATGTTAAATGCCTTCCAGAAACTTGAGTCATTGATTTTTCCGTGtcttatttttcaccaattatCGAACATTCACATATCCAAACTCTTCCAATGTCTTGCCAACGCAAGCAAGGCTGCGTTTGATCATACTAAGCgacatttattttcacacgCGGCTTTTCGCTTTTCTTCACATTCGTCCAATTTCCAACTTCCATATTTTCGTAAACGTATCTTCATTCAATTCGGAAACTTCTCGTGTATCTCAAGCATAACACAGGAATGCGGATACGAGACGGCAAGTAGGAGCAACTGATAACTACAATGGGTAACCTCTATCTCTAGCTTATGCATCACGCTATTCAAATAATCAACATATTTTactctacaaaattttttggaattgcCTCCCCATCTATCTACTTTGGGCACAAGAGTTTACTTTTGTGCACTTCGTATATGGCAGGTTGGGAAAAATTGTCATatttgattatatatttttccgaCTAGTACTATAGAGTGTAATAACATTTGAGAATATAGCTAGACAGAAACGGTACGATTTTCTAGCAGGAAGAATTTGTCGTTATTGCCTAATGTTGTTATCATTAAAGACATTTTCTCATTCTGTGAAGTCTCAGTTTGTCTATAATTATCTTGGGCCATTATGGCTATAAAAATGTCAATTGTCTATTTCAGAGTATGGTATTAAGTTTTCGAGTATCTGAACTTCAGATGCTTTTGGGTTTTGCTGGGCGAAACAAATCAGGTCGAAAAAACGAACTTCAAACACGAGCTTTGGAACTATTACGCCTTCGATCCCATCCTGTGCAGCTAAAAATTCGCGACCTTTATAGAACCATACAGTAAGCCAATatttataccaattttcattcccttTGGCTAGTTATCTGTCAGAACAATAATACTTAAGGATTACATCAAACGTGTAACAGCTGTCACAGTTCATAATTAAACAGCCATGTTCTAATAAAATGAATGGAACCAGTTTGAAACGGTGATACTTTGctgatttattaataaatacacaTAGTTCTTTCTGTCACTCATATTGTCAGTACAATAAAAATCTGTGTCACAGGCAAGATCAACTTGCCGCACATCAGCTGTATGGTCAAGGTGGCGACAACGGTGAGCCTCAAATCGATCAAAACATGCATTCCCGTAACTATTATACAAGGTAAGTCAGAGTTACATTAACTATGTCACTTCTAAGATATCCATTGACTCTGTAAGGAGTAGGAAcatgtttatttgtttgttcctGAATCTTAATCCAATTGTTTTAGGCAAGGCCATGCTCAGGCAATGAGTCAACAACAGCAGGCCCAATCATCTATTTCAAGTGGGAAGGATTTGCCCCCGGCGCATCAGGCATCGATGCCTCAATCCCAAGTGGCACCGAGAACATCATCTGTTTACCAACCAACTGGATACACCAGTGTTACACCGCAGGTAGATTTGGTTTTCATTTGAAGATAATTGAAGTACTTATTTTGTAAAGTGCTAAACTATCTGTTAATTTCAGCAACGCTCGTCTAGTGCTGTTTATAATCCTTATCCCTATCCAACAAAAGTACTACCGCCTCCCCTGCAATTACAACAACCAAACCAGTATCCAGTTCACCCTGATGTCAGGCTTAAAAAGCTACCATTCTTTGACCTGCTTGGAGAGCTGTTGAAGCCTTCGAGTCTTATGCCACAAGGATCTATGAGAGTTCAAGAAGGCACTTTCACATTTCACTTAACGCCACAACAGTCTACAGACATTGCTAGCTCACGAGACTGCCGTGCTGGGAGTAAAATGGACTATACTGTACAGGTGGTGTGCTCTAATATTTTACGGTCAATAGCTAGAAGGCAATAGCATTTTTTCGAACATCACGGTTATTGCTATTGTTTATCTTTTGTATATATTTAGAAACATGTTtgaagtattatttttttgtgtgtAACAAAAATCTTCCTGAGGTTTTACAATCTAAATGTTTGTTGTACTCATTATACAGGTTCAGATGCGATTTTGCTTGCAAGAAACTTCTTGCGAACAGGAGGACTACTTTCCACCTAGTATCATAGTTAAAGTCAATGGAAAACTATGCCCATTACcggtattatatatatatattcaagttttttaaagTCACCCGATTCTTATTTATCTTTATAGTTGATATATCACCATTATACCAtccaaaacattttttattataacttCAGAATCCCATACCAACTAACAAGCCTGGTGTCGAACCTAAGCGACCACCTAGACCAGTGAATATAAGTCCATTAGTGAAATTATCACCAACAGTAGGAAATCAAATACATGTCTCATGGTCTGCAGATTATGGTAGACGATATGCTATTGCTGTTTATCTTGTTAGAAAGTTGACAAGCTCAGAATTGTTGGCTAGATTGAAAAGCAGAGGTGTCAGACATTCCGACTACACTCGCGGACTAAGTAAGTTGAATTTAATCAAGTACTTCTACTCCGATAGTTTCGATACCTTTAATCTATTTAACACTCATTACTGTGATTCAGCATTTTGTTTCAAAGTGTTGAAATTTAATCAATGATAACGccttcaaattttatcagctGAATTTCCTGAGACTCAGGCTGCTTTTTTGGCTGAATCATGattctgttcttttttttgctctcAGTAAAAGAAAAGCTGAATGAAGATGCAGATAGTGAAATAGCGACAACTTCATTGAGAGTTTCACTGGCTTGCCCACTGGGAAAAATGAGGATGAGTACACCTTGCAGAGCTTCGACTTGTTTGCATCTACAATGTTTTGAcgcttctttatttctgcaaaTGAACGAACGAAAGCCCACATGGAATTGTCCTGTTTGTGACAAACCTGCACTTTATGACAACTTGGTTATTGATGGTTATTTCCAAGAAGTATTGAATTCAAATAAGTTACTGCCTGATGGTAATGAGATACAGTTATTACAAGATGGCTCCTGGGAAAATTTggttataaaaaaagataaagacAAAGACAAAGATAAAAATCAAGTTAATGCTGAGGTTAAATCATTACAGAAAGTGGAAACGCTAGATCTTGGTAAGTTGGTAAACCCCTCCATTATTTTCGTAGAAGTTTTAGGAATTTcactttgaaaattgaaaaaaaaatgttattattGAAAGTAATGCTGATTAATTTTGAGCAAAGTTACGCCCAGGTAGGGTCGATTCTGAGCCCCCTTATTTTAACGGGACAAAAATCAGGTTGCCAGCACTAGCGTCTACCCTACGCCTATTAGAAAATACACATCATATCTGCTCCATACACTACTACGTTTGGCTACAAGCTACCGGAGTTAACCTTATTGCTGACCTGTTTAAATGAGAGGCGATTGGAATCGAATTTACTTGTAAAGGTGTACCTTAATCTTCTGATGTTCGTACAAcacgttttattttcagatgAGTCCACCAACCCATCACCACTGTCGCCAAATGAGAAGAAACGTGCTGTTGTCATCGATCTAATATCAGACAGCGATGATGATTCAAACCCATCACAAAGTTCGAATAAAAAACCTAATACTGGGACGTTGTCGCCACAAAAAACCCAGTCCGGTGCTCATAGTGCAATAAGTAGTACTAGAGAGTCTCCAGAATTAATGATAATTGATTTGGAGTAAGAAGTGTTCCTGTATATTGATGACTAACTGTTTGAGGCTGTGAGAACCCGGAATAGAATCCAGGTTTAGTATCGAacataatgaataaaaaacagtACAAAGATAAtgcactcattgtcagtctaAGCACTGTGTGAACGGCGCTGTATGGCGGTAGAAATTGGGTGTCATGACATGTAACACGGATTCGTTTCTCATGTATTTATTTACTGATTATTTAGGATTTGAATATCGTCAACAACTCCTAATCAGCTGGATAGTATTTAAA
Above is a genomic segment from Neodiprion pinetum isolate iyNeoPine1 chromosome 1, iyNeoPine1.2, whole genome shotgun sequence containing:
- the LOC124210716 gene encoding osteoclast-stimulating factor 1-like: MATKVSSPVKPPFPPKPAPKPGKVKVVRALYKYTALRPDELSFEEDEVLYVYDQDTDPNWWKAKCNNREGLIPANYVEEQTQEVELPLHEAARRGNISFLRECLKGGVSGTGLDSAGNVPLYWASRAGHIDCVKELLSLPNPAVDAQNKMGDTPLHAAANHGHLEVVEMLLEAGADASLKNSDNLIPEELASNAAVINTIQMSYREYSANHCYDDNDYEDESD
- the Su(var)2-10 gene encoding E3 SUMO-protein ligase PIAS2 isoform X1, giving the protein MLNAFQKLESLIFPCLIFHQLSNIHISKLFQCLANASKAAFDHTKRHLFSHAAFRFSSHSSNFQLPYFRKRIFIQFGNFSCISSITQECGYETSMVLSFRVSELQMLLGFAGRNKSGRKNELQTRALELLRLRSHPVQLKIRDLYRTIQQDQLAAHQLYGQGGDNGEPQIDQNMHSRNYYTRQGHAQAMSQQQQAQSSISSGKDLPPAHQASMPQSQVAPRTSSVYQPTGYTSVTPQQRSSSAVYNPYPYPTKVLPPPLQLQQPNQYPVHPDVRLKKLPFFDLLGELLKPSSLMPQGSMRVQEGTFTFHLTPQQSTDIASSRDCRAGSKMDYTVQVQMRFCLQETSCEQEDYFPPSIIVKVNGKLCPLPNPIPTNKPGVEPKRPPRPVNISPLVKLSPTVGNQIHVSWSADYGRRYAIAVYLVRKLTSSELLARLKSRGVRHSDYTRGLIKEKLNEDADSEIATTSLRVSLACPLGKMRMSTPCRASTCLHLQCFDASLFLQMNERKPTWNCPVCDKPALYDNLVIDGYFQEVLNSNKLLPDGNEIQLLQDGSWENLVIKKDKDKDKDKNQVNAEVKSLQKVETLDLDESTNPSPLSPNEKKRAVVIDLISDSDDDSNPSQSSNKKPNTGTLSPQKTQSGAHSAISSTRESPELMIIDLE
- the Grip75 gene encoding gamma-tubulin complex component 4, with the protein product MLHEVLLSLWGCTTNVVQIIDTDFLETEKILHPGEQALIKKILGIAEECNAVRNFINAHTSVIGAPNDATGNLKWGLYLQALCDGMEQAIQPFREDVIELEKIVLNDAYTPLTFILSRIQKYLCLFSVLNSIISEIRTQKVHGCKVLQYLHQHMHTGVPEVRQALEKMMYCCHVVFYKQLSSWLLYGILEDVHNEFFIQRASEPQDSLVLAKSKDSSGIADEKSSKNLCADMWDYEIKIHVLPSYIRPSLALKILTIGQTIIMFGNDPRQKKDLSIFTKAENSIWGAKEYEHFHELQNLKNKRTFDIIEFERTVDELKQCVTEHLWRVAVEEAQLMHQIKLIKDFFLLGRGELFLEFIRLAGHILNKKPTSHTTRDINLSFQIAARKMLLHDESTTESFDFLVPVPEIENEVGEDPEDGEFSRREREDPIDTRGWGLIQLQYKVVWPLHLLFSPMALCDYNTLFRFLLRVKKTQINLQNLWSEHMRTKNVDIGVMQLRNNLMFVINNLQYYLQVDVLESQYTIMENTMKNTRNFEEIQKGHSVFLANIMSQTFLFQGSSDKVNPVNKLIKILLRLCDDFILQAPMWELGNLLVTEKEELKALADTLNSLMDWLTKTLNKVRAQPAGTHLAQLLLRLDFNRWFSGKS
- the Su(var)2-10 gene encoding E3 SUMO-protein ligase PIAS1 isoform X2, with the protein product MADTEELKSMVLSFRVSELQMLLGFAGRNKSGRKNELQTRALELLRLRSHPVQLKIRDLYRTIQQDQLAAHQLYGQGGDNGEPQIDQNMHSRNYYTRQGHAQAMSQQQQAQSSISSGKDLPPAHQASMPQSQVAPRTSSVYQPTGYTSVTPQQRSSSAVYNPYPYPTKVLPPPLQLQQPNQYPVHPDVRLKKLPFFDLLGELLKPSSLMPQGSMRVQEGTFTFHLTPQQSTDIASSRDCRAGSKMDYTVQVQMRFCLQETSCEQEDYFPPSIIVKVNGKLCPLPNPIPTNKPGVEPKRPPRPVNISPLVKLSPTVGNQIHVSWSADYGRRYAIAVYLVRKLTSSELLARLKSRGVRHSDYTRGLIKEKLNEDADSEIATTSLRVSLACPLGKMRMSTPCRASTCLHLQCFDASLFLQMNERKPTWNCPVCDKPALYDNLVIDGYFQEVLNSNKLLPDGNEIQLLQDGSWENLVIKKDKDKDKDKNQVNAEVKSLQKVETLDLDESTNPSPLSPNEKKRAVVIDLISDSDDDSNPSQSSNKKPNTGTLSPQKTQSGAHSAISSTRESPELMIIDLE
- the Su(var)2-10 gene encoding E3 SUMO-protein ligase PIAS1 isoform X3, whose amino-acid sequence is MVLSFRVSELQMLLGFAGRNKSGRKNELQTRALELLRLRSHPVQLKIRDLYRTIQQDQLAAHQLYGQGGDNGEPQIDQNMHSRNYYTRQGHAQAMSQQQQAQSSISSGKDLPPAHQASMPQSQVAPRTSSVYQPTGYTSVTPQQRSSSAVYNPYPYPTKVLPPPLQLQQPNQYPVHPDVRLKKLPFFDLLGELLKPSSLMPQGSMRVQEGTFTFHLTPQQSTDIASSRDCRAGSKMDYTVQVQMRFCLQETSCEQEDYFPPSIIVKVNGKLCPLPNPIPTNKPGVEPKRPPRPVNISPLVKLSPTVGNQIHVSWSADYGRRYAIAVYLVRKLTSSELLARLKSRGVRHSDYTRGLIKEKLNEDADSEIATTSLRVSLACPLGKMRMSTPCRASTCLHLQCFDASLFLQMNERKPTWNCPVCDKPALYDNLVIDGYFQEVLNSNKLLPDGNEIQLLQDGSWENLVIKKDKDKDKDKNQVNAEVKSLQKVETLDLDESTNPSPLSPNEKKRAVVIDLISDSDDDSNPSQSSNKKPNTGTLSPQKTQSGAHSAISSTRESPELMIIDLE